In Fusarium oxysporum f. sp. lycopersici 4287 chromosome 11, whole genome shotgun sequence, the following are encoded in one genomic region:
- a CDS encoding pyruvate decarboxylase, protein MSQIKVGDYLFRRLHELGIRSVFGVPGDYELALLDLITDNDLVWKGNPNELISSYAADGYARVRGAGAFVTTFGPGELSAYCGMAGHYAEFVPVVHIVGYPTVDAVRNKRIMHHSLGNGKFDMYENMAKNITAATVVINYAPTAPREIDEALTVMMRESRPVYIGLSVDIAYEMIDAEGLNVPIPTELHPNDSALEGIVVEKIRKLMERSNNPAVIVDGGKF, encoded by the coding sequence ATGTCTCAGATCAAAGTTGGTGACTACCTCTTCCGCCGTCTTCACGAGCTCGGCATCCGCTCAGTCTTTGGCGTTCCAGGAGACTACGAACTTGCCCTCCTGGATCTCATCACAGACAACGACCTCGTCTGGAAGGGTAACCCTAATGAACTCATCTCTTCTTACGCTGCAGATGGCTATGCTCGTGTCCGTGGCGCGGGAGCCTTTGTCACCACCTTCGGTCCTGGTGAACTATCCGCGTATTGTGGTATGGCTGGCCACTACGCGGAATTTGTTCCTGTTGTGCATATCGTTGGCTACCCAACTGTCGATGCTGTCCGCAACAAGAGAATCATGCATCACAGTCTTGGAAACGGGAAGTTCGACATGTATGAGAACATGGCTAAGAACATCACCGCTGCAACTGTCGTGATCAACTATGCACCTACTGCGCCCCGAGAGATCGATGAAGCGCTTACTGTTATGATGCGTGAGAGCAGGCCCGTCTATATCGGGCTCAGCGTCGATATTGCGTACGAAATGATTGATGCCGAGGGGCTCAACGTCCCAATTCCTACCGAGCTGCACCCAAACGATTCAGCTCTCGAGGGGATTGTTGTTGAAAAGATCAGAAAGCTGATGGAGAGATCGAACAACCCAGCTGTTATTGTTGATGGAGGCAAGTTCTAA